The stretch of DNA AGAATGCTAGGTTTATGTGTTGTACTGTGTATTGGTGGTTTGTATGTCTCTTTTGTGGTTTTGTCATCATCTTTAGCAAGAGAAACAGCTCATAACTGCATCCATTGCAACTTGTGATCCTACAGCAAGTACCGCTACAGATGAGCAGTATCACTGAATGATAAAGTTACATTTGTATTCCAGACCTTCTGCAGTTAATATGGTCTTATCATGACAAATCTATTTGTGCATTGCAATATCTTACCAGGTATCCATGTTCAAGAAGAATTATGATCATCTCCCTAAAGATACTTATTTTGGCATGTATAAGGAAGCAACACGTGGAAACCCTAATTATTTTCTCACTTACGGTAATGGAAAATCTGCTGCACGAATTCAAGATCATCTCCGTCCTAATGGCGCACACAGATGGCATAACTATGCAAAGAGCCCAAAGTAAAGATCTGTTTTGCTAATATACGTTTTTACATTATAATATGTATTCAttgttacctccagccacaaatACTTGTGGTGTAAAATGTAATTTGAGCCATCTATTGTTTGGGGTTGAGAAAATGAAATCTTTGTTGTATATGTCTCTCCAAAACTTGCAATTTGGAGTTTGTCCATGTCCAAAATGTAAAATATTTGTGACTGGAGAAGGTATCTCGTGTTTATACTTACTATAAATGTCTCAGTAGAGTTATTCTTACAATATTTTTTGCACATCACGAACAGTGAGATCAAGTTGGAGGAGGCTGCGGTTCTGCACTATACATACACTAAATTTTCAGATTTGACATCAAGACGCGATCGCTGTGGATGCAAGCCTACAAAAGAAGatgttaaaagatgttttatgtTGGATTTTGACAGAGCAGTAAGTAAAGATGCTCCTATCAGTAATTCTGAAGCTCAAGACAAATACATGTAGTTGGATAATAACTTAACTTCATTTGATATCAATAAGTGCCTTTACTGTTAGGAATTATAACCTTGTTGGTGCTTCCCTTTGGGCAACTCAGTTTCTTACCGTCTCTTCTACCATCTAACTTCAATGTTTGCTGTGCAGGCTTTTATAATTGCATCAACTGCTAGTGAAGAGGAAATGCTTCGttggtaagtttcataattttcctcGCTTGCTTATCTAATGTTATGATGTAGAGGCACTGGGGCGCTGTTAATTCAGGCCAGACTGGCGCTTTAATGACTGGAACTGTGCAGTTAGATTTACAAGAAAGTAGTTTTTtgtttagatgatttttttccTTAAGATATCTAATTTATGTGTTGGTGAGTTTCCTTCAGAAATAATTTCTTTAGTGAGTCAGGTAAACTGCCCTTATATAAGGATCAATGGATCACAATGTATTTTCATTTCTGTAGAAAGAAAGGATTAGGGTTGTAGGAGGTTAAAATAGCGTTTTTCATCTCATCTCCACTTCTCCAGTATTCTTCCTCATATAGCCCATCTCAAACTGAGTGGTCCACACATAAGTGGTGTTGTGGTTACTCATTCATGAACAATAAAATGACTTGCTTTAGCTTTAAGCACGTCTGCACATGGCAACAATTGGATGCATAACGATTCCCAAGTTGCAACCTACAGGGTCAAGATATTAACCTCAATGAAACCACATGTAGAGGTTTTCAGACTCGGGCGGTCCTGAAATGCCTGACCCAGAAACACATAGCCGAAGTCTGGACCAGCTTCACAAGGCTTGGCGCTCAGCTTAAAAGGGTCAACAACATCGTCATCATATTATGTTTTGAATATTTACTGTTGTTTTATTACTTTTCTGAGGGAATACATGAAACATAATTTATTGCCTTGGGGTGAACCGCACTGGGCTACACATTGGTTCAGTATTTACACCAGAGCTGAGCCTGCCCTGAATATGGAAATATCAGACTACACTGGACCAATTCATGGAAATATATAATATCTACAAATCTGCTGTCTCTTGATATATAGGTTAAATGAGTTAAATTCTGGCGCTCCTCCTCTCTTGGACTGCGCCCCCCCTCTTCCCCCTCTAATGTTTTTCCTTTATTTGGTGGCTAGGTACAATGAGCGGGTTGTGTGGAATGATAAGCAGCTGAATTTGAAGCTTCTGAGGAAAGGAGTGCTAACTCGCATATACACCCCAATGGTGCGTAATAATGCTTGTGTGAAGTCACCATCAATTTCCATGCTATCTAATGCTtaattgttttcttttcttcgtCAGGCAATTGTTCAAGGTCTGCGGGAATCTGGTGTCTTCACTTCTGCCATTGCAGCTGGCCAACCTGCTGTCAATGAGAAGCTCTCACCGAAGAAACCCGATGCCCAGAGCCAAAATGTTACTAGACCTGGAAACTTGCCAATTAATTTGAGAGCTACTACTGATTCCACGGCATCTGCTAGGAAGATCTTGCAATCTGAGCCTGTCTTTAGTGCTACTGAAATAACTGCTGTTCCACCAATGTCACCACCCGGTTTGGATGACGAACACAGGCATCATAGTGAATAATTCATACATACATTGTTTTGCTTCCTAAGGAAAGGAGAAAAGGTACTGACATCTTAGGATACAGAAAAAGGGGTACTGACATTATTATAGATGGTCTAACCTTTTCTCAATCTGCAGCAGCTGAAATTTTTGCAGGGATATGTGGGCAGCATTGATAGACAGATATAGTGCTTTCTTGTGCACAACACAATTTTTAGCGATTTTGTACATGACCTTAACATTTACTAACATGGAGTTACGACTTACGAGGGGTGCCTCCGGATGGATTCTTTCAAAGTTTTCTGGACAAATGCTGTAACCATACTTGATGATCCCTGCACATTGCAGAATGAGATTTCTATTTATAGTGCTAGTACTACCGTGGTAGTACATTATAGCCCGTGTGATTGTCCCTGGTATGGTACTGGGAGTGGGACTCGATCGCGGCTCTGGCGTTCGCATTGACTGACTGTTTTTTTACTGGTATACTCAGCTAATTTCTATTGGTGGTTGTTTCCGTTGCACGGCCCGTGCGTATTGATGTCTGCAGGGCACTGCGGTGCAGGTGCAGAGCTGAGCAGCCCTCGTATCATCGTCTGTCCGGGTGTTGCGGTCCAAGCCCGAGGAATGGCATCTCCCACGAATTTGTTTAACACTCAAGTTTCTGTTTTGAGCTCGTTTTAGACTACATTTGCAGGTTGGATTTTGTGTTGCCGAACAGCTTGCCACGTGGAATCCACGGTCACAGATGCTTTATGTGGAAAAAATTGCTTATTTAATTTCAAATACAGTCACTATGAATTCATAATGGACATATTTGCTTAAAAGGTTGAAAATAGATCACTTGGTCTTCACCCTTTTCTCCAACTCTCATGACATTCATTTTGAAATTAATGATGATTCAGAACTTGCGGATTTGGTGCTTTATATGGGATGCCGAGGAGGGGAGTTGCATGGACGGTGGTTGGTGCATAGCATAGCATGGGTGGCAAGGATGTACGTCTGTAGGGATGATACTAACATTTTGAAATTAATGATGATTCAGATTTTGAAGATTGCACCTtatggtttttttttctttcaagaTTAGGCTGCGTCTTACTATAAACACTTCATAGGGGAAAGCTGAGGTACAGGTTTCATCGATAGCACTTGTTGCTCGGTAAGCAGCTCCTACTACTCTTGGTTGACCTGCTTTAATTTTCCAGCAACCCAGTGATGAACGAGTCCCATAAAACTAAGTCCAGAGTGAGGAATATTTGAAACTTGATGCATTGGAAAAGAAGGGAGAGCAAGTAACGTAAGAAAAAGCCTTCACGTCTGTCTGTATAGTGACCTCATGGTAATTATCTGGCTAGCATTAGCCTCGCATTGATGACCCATAGAcaaaaaacaagaaaagaaaaatgatggTAGCCCATATTCCTCCTGTACGCAACAGTAGAACACGCTTGAGATCAAGTCAAGCTGCCAGAAGAAACAAGACGGCGGTGGCCTGCCGGCGttgaacaaaaaagaaaaaaaaagaaaaaatcgaaATGGCTGCATACGAACTGAGACACAAGCCTACGACCGCGTGACCGTGTCACTGTGGTTGATGGCTCCAGTGGTACGGTATTCGTTGACGAAATCCCTACCACTGATTCGTCAGATAAATATATATGTGCATCAAATTTAATTGAGACCCATACTTGTATTACAACCATGCAGTGCTCGTGCGTACACGTCTACATATATAGTAACTTGCACCTTCAATTTTCTCCAGTGCAATACGTGGACACCTCCAAGCCGCCTACACCGATACGCAATAAAAATGCAATGCATCACATATCACATTTGCTTTGTCCCAAGTCAAATTTGTTGAActttaaccaaatttatagaagAATATAACATCTAGAGTACCAAATACTCCATGGTGGAGCCATCGTGCGAGTATATGCATTGTATTATATATTGCGTATATATAATCTATTTTCGAATCTTTATCTTTACCTACTTATAAAGAGCGGACCGTTTCTGCGGTACTTTGACTTTTGGTCCGTCTTGTGTCATTGACAGATGAGATCCTCTCCCTGTTGTGTTCGTTTCTCCATGGCTTATCTGAATCCGAGTGTGATTCAACTGTCGATCAATGGCCCGAAGCGGAGTCTGCCTTGCCCCTAACGTCGCCCCCTAATCCGGCCTGATATGTGATCCCGTGCGACCGTGCTTGTTAATATGTGTGTTGTGCCTTCTTATCTCAACTCTAACACTATATTGTAACCTAATTATGTATGTGTTGTGCTAATGGATTGTCAGTTCGTGGATTTTAGCCCACAGGCGCAATAAATGCAAGCTGTGACAGCTGCTACGTGATCGATGGTTGCACGGTGCCAATGCATTATGCTATCATTACTTCTTGTCCTTCAATTCATGTTAGATCGATTGAGAGGAAAAGAAGTGAGCTGGGGTTTTGGGAGCCGCAGGCGTCGACGGGGTTTATTTCGAAGGCGAAGGTCCGATTGATTGTGGCGGCTAAGATTGCGCGAGCCAGTTTGCGAGATGATGGAAGTAGGGGCCTCATACGAAATGATgtttgaacttttttttttacaacattttgttgtgtttttaaGACACTGATTCCAAAGTAGTACTACAAAATAATGATATGCATTACTCCGATATAAATATATTTCCTTGTAAATATGATTCCCATTGCAACGCACGCCATATATGCTATCTCTGTCTTTTTATATCTATTTatttatctatctatctatctatctataatCTATAATAATATTTCTAAAGCGAGTAACAAAATTAtccgatatatatatatatgatacttATAGCAACTTTGTTCATAGCACGCATAAGCATATTAAAATTGACAGTCTCATGTAGAACAAGGTGAAATTTATATTattcgtagcaacgcacgggtacTATGCTAGTGTAGTATGTTTGGCCAATGGATCACTTGTAAGTCCTATATAAGCACGTACACCCCTCAGCTGTTTTTCCACCTGCCTACCTAGCTACCAAGCTAACAAGCTCCTCGGACAGATCAGCCAGTGCACTTGATCACAAGATGATGGCTGTGATGATACCGGGGCTAGCTGCTTGCTGCGTAGATGGAACCAGGATCACCGCGCCGTCGCCACGCGAGATgcgggcaccgccgccgcgacgaATCGCCTTCTTCCGCCGGCGTATGATcatcacggcggcggcgatgacggCGCCGGAGAAGGCCGAGTTGCTGCGCTCGCTGGACGGGTGGGCGGAGTCGaacctgctgccgctgctgaaACCGGTGGAGCGGTCGTGGCAGCCGCACGACCTGCTGCCGGACTCGTCGTCGCCGGGATTCCGCGAGGCGGTGGACGAgctgcgggcgcgggcgcgcgagATCCCCGACGACTACTACGTGTGCCTGGTGGGCAACATGGTGACGGAGGAGGCCCTCCCCACGTACCACGCCGCCCTCAACAGCTTCGTGGGCTACGGCTCCCcctccggcgacgacgacgcctgGGCGCGGTGGTCCCGCGGGTGGACGGCGGAGGAGAACCGCCACGGCGACCTCCTCAACCGCTACCTCTACCTGTGCGGGCGCGTGGACGTCCGGCGCGTGGAGCAGACGATCCACCACCTCATCGCCGCCGGGAtgcggctggccggcggcgggtgccCGTACCGGGGGTTCATCTACACGGCGTTCCAGGAGCGCGCCACGGCGATCGCGCACGGCAacacggcgcggcgcgcggcggcgctgggcgacgCGAGCCTGGCGCGGGTCTGTGGCGCTATCGCGGGCGACGAGAGGCGGCACGAGGCGGCGTACACGCGGGTGGTGGCGGAGCTGTTCCGGCGGACCCCggacgccgccgtgcgcgcgctcGGGTACATGATGCGGGAGCGGATCCTGATGCCGGCGCACCGCATGTTCGACGGGCGGGACCCGGAGCTGTTCCGGCACTACGCCGCCGTGGCGCAGGGGCTCAGCGTCTACACCGCCGCTGACTACGCCGGCCTCGTCGAGTTCTTCGTGGAGCGGTGGGGCGTAGCGGGGCTCGGCCACGGGCTCACCGGCGAGGGTAGGCGCGCGCAGGAGTACGTCTGCCGGCTGCCGGAGAGGGTGCGCAGGAtggacgcgcggcggcggcatacGCAGCCGCAACGGGTGCCCTTCTCCTGGGTGTTCGACAGGCAGGTGGAGCTGCACCTCTGACGGTGGTCATGGCTGATCGAGCTGTGTACTTGTGCGTCCGACACTGTATAGAGGTGTGCGGTCTGGTGATCTGCGCGTTGTTGGGGATCAGGAGAGTATTCAATAAATCGTATGGCGCGTACCATGTCTGAAAATTTATACAGAACTTTTTTTAGGGTCGAACGTGATTAAGGTTTACTTGGTCAGGAATGCTGCTTCCTCTCCCATTTCCCTTCTCTCCTGCCCGTGCCGGCCCCAGTGCCATCGCGCTCCCTCCGCTCCAGGACCTGCCTGGACGACGGCTTGCCGCCGCCTCGCGGTCCTTGCGGCCTCAGGCCGTCGAACTCGGGGTCGCCGATGCTGCTGGCGTCGCCGGAGTCCCTGCTTCCCTCGGTCCAGGCGGTGTCCTCGTCAGCGGCAGCACGGTCGCGAGGCTGCAGTATTGGAAGGTTGCCGCCGGAGTAGGATCGTGACCCGGCGAGCACGACCGGGGTGCCTCCGGCTGGTGCGGGCGCCCGAGCGGAGCCTCCCTCGTGGCCTCGGCTGCATGATCTCAGGCTCCCCGCCTCCTGCTGCGCTCTGCCGCCGTCCCTTTCACGGTACCGCTCCCTGGACCGGCTGCAGGATGAGCAACTCACAGGGGTAGTCGCAGTgctggaaaaaaaaaatgacTACCACACGAATGGTAAATGCAATGGGTAGATAGAGGCGACCAGAGGCACACTGCACCTGTTTGGATTGGCAGAGAACTCCCGCCTTGACGACCGCCCCAACTCGACTTGCTCCAGTTCACGTTGAAGCTCTCTCTGAGAAACAATCGTACACGATCAATACAGTACAGGAAGAAGACAGATAAAAGCCCATGCAAACTAGTAAAATGACCATCAAACGGCGTGGCATACTTTGAGTTATTCAGTAGTACATGGTGAAAGGAAAACAGTGATACACATATGGTGAAAGTTAAACAGTGATTTCGATGGTGCTCTCACAGCAGATGCACCTCTAAAGCAAGTCTAGCTCACTCTATGTTTCTTTTAATGATGGATGAAGCATGAAGAACTGATTGCAAACATATATTCCAATGCCAACAGATTATGTCCATTCGAAAGGATAAATTGCTTCGTACCTgagtttgtttttccttttccaaaTCAAGATTGAATTGCAGTTCCCTAGACTTGGCACGCTCAATATCTAGCTGTCGCTGTCTTTCTACTTCACGTTCCATCTCGAGACTTCTCTCCCTACAAAGATACAACCAAGAAATAGGGACAAACATCTCTATAGTATCAACATGCCAAACAAAAAAGCAACAGGTCCAAACCTATCGAGATCTTGCATAAACTCCATTTCCCTAGAGCTTGTCTCTTCTAAGTACTTTTGACGAGCATGTCTTATAAGCAGCTTCTTTTGCCTGCGTGCTGTAATTTCCTCTCTGAGCCTGGACCTTTCCCTGTCCAATTAAAACATAACCAAATGAATATTAAACAGTTTGATATGCTGCTAGACTTCAAAGTAAACTGCTGAGGAAACAATGTGTCTTCGATTGGCATAGGAGTTAATATAAAATATCAGAAACTTTGGCTGCAAACTTGTTACTAGAAGTTCTTAAAGACAAGATTGAAGAATAGTAAATTTGAAGGATcattcaccgtgttcggctggagGCTGTTGCCTCCAGCGCTACAGTGAACCCCTCTCCTatccctccagctccagcctccagccaccagccacgtaacagtatttttctctcacaccactccagctccagcctccagctctagcctgccgaacacggtgattgTAATCTCCAAGCTTACAGAGATCGTATATTCTCCCGTAATTGCTGGAGCCGTTTATTGACATCGTTATCATCCTTGGGGTCTGCAAATGAAACTACATAAGACATGCATGTAAAAGCAAAAGATAGAATTGACAATGCTAGCCCCTTAGTAATTGAGCTTACATGATGGCATATCAGGGACCACAGTATCATGGGGATGCCCAACAAAGCTATGAACTGTTTTCTCTTTTTCAATAAGCTCCAACTCAATCTCAGCTTCTTCAAGTTCCTTGGTGTTTTATTTAATCAAGTGTCAGAACTCTGAATACGATGTTCAAAACAAGTCCGCAAAAGATGAAAAGAAAATGGCTGTTGTACTTCTCCTCACCTCATATTCTTGAGCAGATCTGGCTGAGAAGAACTCAAAGTATGCTTCAACAGAACTTAAAGAGGACATCACCTATCAAAATGTGTTTGGCAAGTTTAGATAGACCAGTACTAATTAAAGCATTAAATTAGCACCCCATGATTTCAGCAACTTCTACCATAGAGATAATATCAATTTAAACAAATATATAAGCATGCCAGTGCTTTTGCTTGATAGCATTTTCTTTGAAGAAAGATAAACAAAAACTTCCAAAAAACAGTGTAGTTATTACAGAAATTGAAACCATCAACATCTAAAATGAGTGTGATATGCAAGCACATTCAACAATGAGAACGTAATTCAAGTAATGAAGTGAAATCGAGGATACAGAAATAAAGTAGAAACAGAAGCTGGAGAATTGACTATGACCAAAGAAATACGGAAATACAGATGCAAAAAGACTAATAAACCTAAGAATATCCAAAACATTATGACCTGGAGAATTGATTCACGGATGCTCTTAAAATCAGGGCTGACTGCCTGACTGGTGGTACATCCAGAGAGAACTTCTTTGACAACCTAATGGAAGAAATTTGGAGACAGTAGTATTTGGTAAACATGTAACTTCGAAAACAAAGGGGGGAGGGGGCACTACGGTTTTAGCATCTGATTCACTTCTTAGTTGGCACAGAGCTCGGCAGAGATCTTTCTCCATATAACCAAAACCTCCTGGTAAGAAACGACAAAAAAAGGCAGCTTGAATTACCAGAACTACATACATACATGTGATACATTGGAATTTACATATGTTGGCTGAGAAATCTGGATAAATTTACCAGTCGATGTTTGCATGTTTTCCAACTTCTGCCACACACATTCAGGTATCAAAGCAATATCTTCAGGAGTAGAATAAAGACATGCCCTAGAAAGCAACAGCAAAGACATTCGTGTAAAATAGCCCTCTTCAATTATACCAGAAAGTCGTCCTAAACCATTCAGGATACTGTTACTGGATGCAAGAAAGGACTGCAGATGCTTCCTATCAACAAAGGGCACATATTCAGTAAGCAATGCCACTACTTGATTCCTTAATATCATAGAAGAGTCATGGAAAGCCAATGCTGCTACTATGTCCCACGAATGAGTAACCAAAATGGGTGTAACTGTTGAGCCAGATATGAGGAGATTGTGGTCATAGGTAGGAGATTCCAAATCAGCTTCGGTGGAATTTGTTGACTTAATAATCCTCCCAAGTTTCTGTACTGCAATAGAGCGCTGCTCTGGTTCAGAATGACTCAACATTGTACAGAAAAGATCAATCAAACACATCTCGCTGTTCTTGAAGCCCTCAATTCCACCAGAAACCAATAATGATAACCACTTATCTGTCTGAAGCCTCCAAGATATCCTAGGTGCATGAGAGCAGAAGACCTTGACTGCAGAGCATGTGACACTAAGAACATTACCCCAAGCAAGGACGTTTGGTATACTCATTATATAATCGAGCATAGCTGATGCCACCTGCCAGCACTGTGTTTTCTGATTTGCTAATATGATTTCTCCAAGTCCTTCAAGAGCACTTTGCCAATGATTCTGCGCAAACTCAGAGGTAATTTTTGCAGCAACATCTTGCTCACTGCCACTAGACACTGTGTCTTCTTGAGCAATGGACTTCAAAAATTTTGCAAACAACAAACACTTCGCAATCGACAAAGAGAGACTGGAGGCCAACTGATGATGCCATTTCCAACTACCCTCAATAGATGGAGTGAGGTGTGAAATAAACTTCTCCAGGGCACCACAAAATTCTATGATGCTACTCGGACGTAGAGAATAAGCACCCTTATGACTTCCATCATTCTCGCAATATGCTGTGGGTTTTATTACTATTTGCTCTTCACTATCTTGTGCGTTCTTCTCTAGTTGCATGGTGCCCTCAACACCTAAGGAATCAGTAGATTCTATAGATTGACCTGTCGCAGAACGGATGCTGACACCAAGTAGTTCAATATTTTGAACTAGCACAGTTTCGCAACCATCAAAAAGTGTCTGGAAGCTTTGAAGATAGCTGCATAACAATGATGGGGGATCGGAACTGATACAATCAACCCATACTAACAAGGAGCCAAGCATTTCAATCCTCCTTTCAAATGAGAAATTAGGAAACATTGATCCCAGAATGAAGATAAGCAAGGGTACCTGAATATTATATACAGATGCATCCTCTGAATCTTTACCACAGCGCACAAGTTCAAACAATTCTTCGAAACAAAGCAACTCAAAATTGGTGCCCTCTGTTACATGACCCATTACTTTTGTATTATCAGTTCCCTTCCGCAAGAAGTAGGCTATGAGTGACTTCATTAGACATAGCACAGACTTGAGGAAGGCCACATCAGTATAAGAAGCTCTACAGAGCGACACAAGAATGTGCACTATCCTGGGCATTTCAGGAATAATGGCCTCCATGTGCTCAGTAATAATACTCTCAAGTAGGTAGAAAACAACTGCTTTCACATTAGCAGCAATGCTTCCTCTCAAACAACTAACGCGGTTTGCAACTATAAGATGTTCCTTAATGCCTTCAAGATAAGGCCACAAGCACAACTCAGAAAACCAAGAAAGAACGTCTGGTACTGCACTGTTGGGTAGACATTTTAACTGTAGTCCAACAGCTTCCAAGATGCCCTCTCCAAATGCATTAAACAATTTGCTCATGCTTGGAAAGAAGAAATGTAGTTCTGTCAGTAAAATTCTAAACTGTTTGGCCATGTTTCCCTGATCTGACAGAGTATTTTCCTTAAGGAACAAATGCTTACAATTAGTTCGTTCACCTTTTGCAGGTCTGACCTTCTGAGTTGCAACTCCATCCATCAAACAAAGTTCATCCATGTAAATTGACAGCAAAGATGTAAGCTGTGAGAAATCAGAAGCAAGAAACAGCCTCTCATTTAGATATTCTTTGGCATAACGAGACACTGCCATCCACCCAAGAAATCGAGGGAGCGGGCTAGAAAACCTGGAGAAATCAGATATCTTCTGTATCCATGTTGATGGAGGGACTAAGCTTCTAAAACGTAAACCATCTCTTTTAGTTCTGGCAATTTCTCTAACATTATCACTGCCAGATGAAGCCAGAACAGAACCAGCTTCTGGAGAAGGGTCCAACGTCTTCTTAGACCATGTACTTTTACCATATCCAATTTCTTATTCCTTGCATTAACACAACTGTAAACACATGCGAGCTGTTCGTTGAGGTTTTCAGCAGACTTCAAAATTATATCAATTACATTCTCTGGTGGACAAAATAGGTCGGTTGCTGAGTGCAACAAGAACAACAAGCTCTGGAGAAGAATTTCACTACACAAGTGTCCTTTCCTTTGCAATTGCTTCATAATAAAGTGGCAGAGCATAGCCTGGTTCTTTCTGACCAAAGTTACAGCATCAGCAAACTGAAGAGcttctgttgagatctctacaGATCGCTTGCCAGCTTCGGCAATATTTGGATAAGGCTCCCCCTCAGGTACCTTTTCCTGGTATTCACTGTCAAGTGTTGCAGCTTGCAAAAGTAAATCTATGACAGATCTATCCCGCTTGTTCTCCAAATTAGATATTGTTTTTTGATCTAAATCTTTCAAGTGCAATTTTTTGGACACAAACAAGGCATTCCCTAGCATCAACTCTGAATGGATACGTTCAATCTTGTTCAGACGCTCTAAATTAGACTGGAAATCCAAGAGAAAGAATGGATTAACATAACATTCTGCAGCTAACAGCAAAGCATCAATTCCAGCATTGTGCCCTTCAAATGTTGGTTCTTGTTGCGTGCATAAGTTCAGTGCTAAGCGATGAAATTCTTGAGCTTGTAACTCACAGTCCTCATAGTTCTCCAGCTGTAAATAATCAGCCTTAGCATCAAAATAATCAGCTGCAACAATATTATCTAGCAGGAAAGGATCAGACGATAGCTTCTCATTACTTTTTCTGCTTTCAGGGCTGTCCTGGTTCAAACTTGTTTGAGTTATTACATCACGGCCTTTTCCTTTCAAGGTACAAAGACCTGTCAAATCAGATTGATTTAATTCTTCAGgagcaaacaaaaatttgcactGTTCAAAACTTTCAGCCCGAACAGTTGTTTCAGATGCATCTCGCCCATCAATATTTTCAGCGTTGCACGGCTGTGGTGCAGGATTATCCAAAACAGACAAAGATGCATTATTAATCTCATGCACTGAACTTTTGCAGAAGTCTATGTTAGGAGGAAGTGGCATATGTGGATCCAAGATAGAGAGAACTACACTGCAAACAAAAGTCAGGCATGTTATAAGTTACAAAAGCATGCATGATAGtgctagagagaaatataaactAAATTTGTCACTATTAGTGCAGTATATGTATGCCGTACGTCTTGAAACGTCACATGGTTCCGAAATTTGCATCAAAGTCTTGAAATGGAAACTAAATCCGTCACTGTTAAGTGCCATATATGGATCATATACACTTTCATCCATTGGGCCTACCTAACTGGATTGGACAATGATGCCCATAACTCTCTAGTATATGAACCTGATTGCTAATGGGATAAAACATACAGTCATAATATTTCTCCTCATCTCAATTTCCCACAATTACAGGGATACCAAGCCTAGCCAGTCTACATTATAAAGCAACCTAATCCAATGGTGCGGACCAGAATAAACTTTAGAAACTAGGATAGCAAATAGATGACTCAGGAATAAAAAAACATCAATTGGATGTGTAAATCACACATCAAATCTCGATAAGACAGCTGCTTGCAAACACATGAAAGGTTCCCACTCCTGAGTAATAATAACTTTACTCCTTCCAGTCAAGAATCTTTTCATTCTTTTTTCGAGGACACCAAGATGAAAGGTACAATCATTTTTTACCAAGGTAACTGCAGAAAACTATACGAATATTAACattatgtaattattttttttgtgacA from Panicum virgatum strain AP13 chromosome 9K, P.virgatum_v5, whole genome shotgun sequence encodes:
- the LOC120651498 gene encoding acyl-[acyl-carrier-protein] desaturase 7, chloroplastic-like is translated as MMAVMIPGLAACCVDGTRITAPSPREMRAPPPRRIAFFRRRMIITAAAMTAPEKAELLRSLDGWAESNLLPLLKPVERSWQPHDLLPDSSSPGFREAVDELRARAREIPDDYYVCLVGNMVTEEALPTYHAALNSFVGYGSPSGDDDAWARWSRGWTAEENRHGDLLNRYLYLCGRVDVRRVEQTIHHLIAAGMRLAGGGCPYRGFIYTAFQERATAIAHGNTARRAAALGDASLARVCGAIAGDERRHEAAYTRVVAELFRRTPDAAVRALGYMMRERILMPAHRMFDGRDPELFRHYAAVAQGLSVYTAADYAGLVEFFVERWGVAGLGHGLTGEGRRAQEYVCRLPERVRRMDARRRHTQPQRVPFSWVFDRQVELHL